The Vespula vulgaris chromosome 14, iyVesVulg1.1, whole genome shotgun sequence DNA segment ttttatacagatCAAATGCTTATAAATATGCTAATAcagatattattctattattcctGTGAAATTTATCTATGAAACTATAAGttaattttgaatttcaaACGGTAGACGACATATCATTACTATATAACATGATGGCTATGCCACGTTCACTTCCAATTTCTATACAAAGTATgagacaaaataataattaaaataactaagagaatacatatctatatttccATACtatgtatacaatttttaaatggtTATTGATATCAAGAAAATAACCAAAAACGAcatacgattaaaaattctGCTGTTGGTTACACTGCTGATCGAGTTAATATTGATTAAAGTTAATCGAAGTTGGTCGAAGTggctcttactttcttttatgcCACACACCTTTTACGATACTAACCGTAACGTAGCAATTTGCAAGCATATAGCATCATAACACGGCATTGAGATGGCAACGTAAGGCCATTGTATACAAAAGTTTGTAAGAATTTAAGCTGTAAACTTAAAGTGTAAACGTATATTCATAACAAGTTggtttaaatgtaaaattcaaCCAATAGTAAACATGAAAAATCGTCTTCCatttataaacttatataacctagaaataacaataatttttcatattttactaacaattttgtattaaattacggattttacataaatatgaaatctatttatatatatgaatattagaatcatttacatttaataagaaatatcttatgctataaacatatgtttaattaaaatattatatttatatttactttcttaATTTAATGTTGATCTGGAAAAaatctgtaataaaaattagaataaaatttatcaatctTGCTAACAAATCTAAGTCATGAATATTTTACAAGGAAAAATAGtaagtttatatatgtgtaaagaAAACTATTTTCTAGATCATCCATTAAAGCAAAATACCATAagatgatgaaagaaaaaggcagAATATTTGCAGGGCTACTGATTGTGATTATGGGGTTGATagtattacaataaaaaaactCTCAAATGTAGTTAAATTATCAATGGTGGATATGACCTATTAATCACAGGTACTAACCAAGATTTTTCTCATctaattcaaaaaataaaagctgattcacatatattcttttgatatataaatatgacggttccaatttttaataaattattaaaaaaagttagaccatttttaacaagaaaaaaacatcACAGAATTTTAGTACCTGAAGTTACGATAACACTtaagtataaatttttttaacttcaGCTAATTCAAtactttctaaatttttttcataaataaaatataattactaaataaaataaatacaagatCATATTTAaccataaatataaattgaaaatgtgtaaataatgaaataattgaaattcgGAATCTtcttgtatttatatgtataataaattttcaatataaatacttattgaaaatattttctattataaatttctttgttgcaaaatatataatatctatcatTATGTCGAAACAATATAATCTCCTCGTTATTGcggaatatataataatatattatatatattttatataaagaaaaataatacgaagaaaCATATCTAAAATATCCCTCTTTTCTTGAACGTGACTATAAAGGTGCATGAAGGacataaaaagtaaaatataaaatgcaaaAGTACAACATAAAATAGCATGctatttaaaatatcaaaatggtTCATAGCTTTGGTGTCATTTTCATCTACTCAAGAGTTATAAGGTTCATACAAAATTTGTATGATTGATTGTTgccgtttttgtttttcatgtAGTGGTAATCTTTCTAATTGATTAACAATTAACTTTACGAAAATTTCGTCCGAATTATCAGTCACTTCGGAATTATGATTATCCAGAAGACGTTGGTGTATAGTTTCgcaatgtaaaattaaagaacTTTCTAATTCGaccgaattattttttttcttaaatgatGGTCTTCGTGAAGATGGAGTTTGAAAAATTGTTGCTGCTGGAGAAGAGGTGGATTCACACATTGAAAAGATCGAGTTTCTCGTCGAATCATCAGATTTATGAAGATTATGAGGAACATCCGAAAAATGTCTAGGAGGACCAATTAAACTTAAGTGACTATTTTTGAGTGATGTCATTGACGAAGAAGCAGGAACAGTGCCTGATATGAAATTTTGTTAAGAAGTTTGCACATGGTTCAATTGGTATTTCATCTGTTATATTTGAGAATTGTGAGGTAGTTTTGAAGATTGGAGACtctgtatttttaataattgtacTATCCATTGAAAGATTCATTTTTTGgtcgtcttttttatttgtggaCGAAGAATCAGACAATGAAATACATGTATGTGATTGGATGTTTTAAATTTAAGACATTTGTATAAGATCTAAGGAAGACGTATAACATttgatatcaaatatatagcAGTAAAGCAGAACAttgatttgtattatttattcataaacttattttcttcttttaatacgATCATTCAGAAATGACATAGTTTCGTAATATGTGAAAATATTACGTTGACTAATTCCATTGCCATTCTTTAAATCTAACTCTCTttgacgtttttcttttccgaatCTTTCACGAAATCTTACCCATCAGATCTGACACTCAGAAACTATAAAAAGATGTATTTtcttattgataaataaagaaacaaacaaagaagGTAGAGAAcctaaatgtatattataataattattaatacacatatattaatatacatatataattatcatttaataataatgcttTTATTTACCTGGTATATTTACTGTTAAGGTTATTTCTTTccacgaattttttttcatcaaatgatttttaaaattaggATCTTTGTAGTTATAAAGATGTGGATATGCTCTCACAGCATCAATGAGTAGTTCATCACTTTTTTTAAcactttcattttcaaatatttcattttcaaagttATCAAACGTATCACAACATTGATTATGATCGCTCATTTCTCTAAACAAACAACGTTAATACATAACCTTACTAACTTTTGGTATTAAGTTTCAAACTAAAGCGTGTACTATATGATTATTTGTGATTGGTTGtccaaaagaaatataccgtaaaactttt contains these protein-coding regions:
- the LOC127069241 gene encoding LOW QUALITY PROTEIN: transcription factor Adf-1-like (The sequence of the model RefSeq protein was modified relative to this genomic sequence to represent the inferred CDS: substituted 1 base at 1 genomic stop codon); this translates as MSDHNQCCDTFDNFENEIFENESVKKSDELLIDAVRAYPHLYNYKDPNFKNHLMKKNSWKEITLTVNIPVSECQIXWVRFRERFGKEKRQRELDLKNGNGISQRNIFTYYETMSFLNDRIKRRK